The region ATTTTTATTCTCATACCGTGTTTCTTAGCGCATTTTACGAGCTGATTAATTATTTCTCCCTCCTTTGGGTCTATTTCAATCTCCAAATCATATTCATCAAACTTTATGCTGTAGCCTCCACTGACTTCATTTTTCCATTTCCGCCAGTGGATTTCTTCAATCTGTATTCTAGGCGGCTTTGCTTCCTCAAATCTTCTCCCCTCAAGAACTGTTAACCTAAAATATTCATGCTGTTTCTCATAAATCTCCAATATCTTCTCAATTGAAGCCTTACCCTCCAAATGAACTGGGGCACCACCAATGTATCTATCTTCAAGCTTTATGCCTTCTAGCTCTCCAACTTTAATTGCCTCTTCAGAAATCTCCTTTCCGCTAACGATGAATTTAATGTTTGATGGCTCACCCAATATTTCAAGCAAATCCCTTAATAATTCCGGCTTAAATATTGGAACAATTTCCATATAAGATACCATTCAGCTCCCCTCTATTTATTTTTAAACTTTAAATTTATTTATTAAGGAATTAGACCTAGACAGACTTATATCTTCTAATTTACACATTATTGCTTGGTGATTTTATTGGTTGATTCCCTGCTAGTTATTGATATGTTGAATGATTTTGTTTATGGTGCTTTGAAATGTGATGCCGCTTTGAAGATAATCCCAAACATTAAATTGCTTGTTGATGCTGCGAGGAAGATTGGTGTCCCCGTAATTTACGTTAATGATTCGCATCTACCTAATGTTGATGGTGAGTTTAAGAAGTGGGGTCCTCATGCCATTAGGGGTTCACATGGAGCTATGGTTATTGATGAATTGAAGCCAAGTGGCTCCGATTTCATTGTTGAGAAGAGGAGGTATAGTGGCTTTTATGGAACAGATCTAAACGTCCTCTTGAGGGAGTTGAATGTGGATACATTGATACTTACAGGTATTCATACGCATATCTGTGTTATGCATACTGCGGCTGATGCATTTTATCATGGATATAAATTGATAGTTCCCTCAGATTGTGTAACGGCATTTAATGTTGAAGATCACAATATTGGTTTGAGATTTATGCATGAACTCTATGGTGCTGAAATAGTTAATTCTAGGGATGTTCTTAAGAGGTGGAAAATTGCCTAAATTAGGTTTATCGTTATTCTTTCTACGCTTAATCTCTCAATCTATTGGTATGTGTATTGGTTCTGCAATATATTATAATCACTTCGCTCCATCCATATGTTTTCTAAGCTTTTAATTATGGCGATTCTTTCCTCATTCATGGCTTCATCATTGCTGGAGCTTCTTCTAACCCTATAAAGTATAAATACTGCTTTGTTATTATTTGGTTTGCATATTGATGGTTGGATATGAGTGGGATGAGGGAGGCTTATAAGAGGGTTTTGGAGCTTGATGAGGCTGTGAAGCGTAGGATGGGTGATGTTAGGTATAAGATTGCTGTTTTGAGTGGTAAGGGTGGTGTTGGTAAGAGTGTTGTTACGGCTAATCTTGCATTAGCTCTTGCTTCTAGGGGGAGGAGGGGGCTTGTTGGCATTCTTGATGCCGATATTACTGGGCCAACAATACCTAAACTTCTAAATCTTAGGGGTAGGGAGCTTTTGGCTGGGCCTAATGGTATTGAGCCCATTATAGGTCCATTGGATGTTAAGGTTGTTTCAATGGATTACCTACTACCCAACGATTATACTCCAGTTATTTGGAGGGGGCCTTTGAAGAGTACTGCCATAAAACAGTTTCTCGGCGATATTAATTGGGGTAAACTTGATTTCCTCTTCATCGATCTTCCTCCAGGTACTGGTGATGAACCTTTAACTATAGCTCAATCCATACCAAACATTACTGGAGCCATAATAGTCACAATACCTTCTGAGGTTTCGCAGATTGTTGTTAGGAGGGCTGTGGGTTTCTGTAGGGTTCTGAATATTCCAATAATTGGTGTTGTGGAGAATATGAGTGGGTTTGTATGTCCAAATTGTGGTGCTGAGGTGGATATATTCATGAGGGGTGGTGGTGAGAGGATTGCCTTGGAGATGGGGTTGGATTTCCTTGGTAGAATACCATTGGATAGGAGGCTTTGTGAAGCTTCTGATAGGGGTGAACTGCTTGTTCTTAGTGGTGAGGATACTCCAACGGTTAGGGCTTTCATGAATTTAGCAGCTAAAGTTGAGGATTATGTTAAGAGGGTTGGTGGGTCTAGCTGAATTCCAAATTACTCTTCAAGATGTGCTTTACCATAATATTTTTCTGCAGGATACTTCTTTGCATTTTTCTCAATCTTTTCAATTATGGATTTCGATAGATCTATATTGGCAACCTTTGCGAAGCTTAATATGTATATGATTATATCCGCCAACTCCTCTCTAACCTTATCCTTATAGTCTTCTCTATTCATTAGTTTCTCCACTTCTTCGTGGCTTCTCCATTGGAATAGTTCAAGTAGTTCTGCAGCTTCTATGCATATGGCTTCAGCTATATCCTTTGGTTTATGATATTTCCCCCAATTCCTCTCCTCTATGAATCTCCAAACCTTCTCCTCCAATTGGCTTATAGTTAACTCATCATCCAATTTCATTACAATCATTTAATGTTGATGAATCTTTTAAATTTCAAGGTTTCCCTTCTCTCAATATTGGTTTTGCAGTTTCATATCTTGGATGTCTCCTTATGATTATTAGCTTCTCTTCCCCTTCTTGTGGGACATTTAATTCAACTATGTTTAATCCATACCACTCTTCTTCACTTAATGATGCGAATACTGTGTATTTCCCTTCATTCAAATTTAGTGTTATCTTCCCATTTTCAGGTGTAACCCCCTTCCATATTTCTCTACCATTATACATGACTGTGATCTGGGCTGACTTCACAGCTCTATTTTCATTATCCTTTACCAATATTGT is a window of Candidatus Methanomethylicota archaeon DNA encoding:
- a CDS encoding Mrp/NBP35 family ATP-binding protein produces the protein MSGMREAYKRVLELDEAVKRRMGDVRYKIAVLSGKGGVGKSVVTANLALALASRGRRGLVGILDADITGPTIPKLLNLRGRELLAGPNGIEPIIGPLDVKVVSMDYLLPNDYTPVIWRGPLKSTAIKQFLGDINWGKLDFLFIDLPPGTGDEPLTIAQSIPNITGAIIVTIPSEVSQIVVRRAVGFCRVLNIPIIGVVENMSGFVCPNCGAEVDIFMRGGGERIALEMGLDFLGRIPLDRRLCEASDRGELLVLSGEDTPTVRAFMNLAAKVEDYVKRVGGSS
- a CDS encoding cysteine hydrolase, with protein sequence MVDSLLVIDMLNDFVYGALKCDAALKIIPNIKLLVDAARKIGVPVIYVNDSHLPNVDGEFKKWGPHAIRGSHGAMVIDELKPSGSDFIVEKRRYSGFYGTDLNVLLRELNVDTLILTGIHTHICVMHTAADAFYHGYKLIVPSDCVTAFNVEDHNIGLRFMHELYGAEIVNSRDVLKRWKIA
- a CDS encoding nucleotide pyrophosphohydrolase, with protein sequence MIVMKLDDELTISQLEEKVWRFIEERNWGKYHKPKDIAEAICIEAAELLELFQWRSHEEVEKLMNREDYKDKVREELADIIIYILSFAKVANIDLSKSIIEKIEKNAKKYPAEKYYGKAHLEE